AAATCTCGTCCAGGTAGGTCAAAATTGAGGAAATCTTGTCGGAGATGACCTCGGTGGGATGGAAATGCCCGGCGTCCAGGCACAACAGAATTTTGTTGGCCACCGCGTAACCCAGATAGAATTCGTGGGAGCCAACCACGTAACTTTCCGACCCCAAGCCAAAGAGTTTGCACTCTACGGCGTCGAGGTTGTAGTTGGGATCAAGCGGCTCGGCCAGAATTTTGTCAAGAGAATCTTTAAGCAACAGGCGGGGCGTTTTGCGGTCCACGGGGGTGTCTTTGAGGCCGTCGGGAATCCAGATGTTGGTGACGCAGGGAGTGCCCAGTTCGCGGCCCATGTACGCGCCAATCTTGCGGCAGGCAAGGCAATGTTCAATCCAGAAGTTGCGGATGCCCTGGTCATAACTGGCCAGGGTAAAGCCATCATCGGCTTTGGGGTGCGAGAAACAGGTGGGATTGAAGTCAAGGCCGTGCCCGTTGGCCCTGGCCCAATCCACCCAACCGGCAAAATGTTTTGGCTCAATTTCATTCCGCTCCACTTTCTTGTCCGTTTCCAGATAGATAGCGTGCAGATTAAGGCGATGGCGGCCGGGGATGAGGCTGTAGGCTTTATCCAGGTCGCGGCGCAATTCGTCGGCGGTGCGGGCCTTGCCGGGATAGTTGCCGGTGGCCATAATGCCGCCGCTCAAGCCGCGGTCGGGGTCTTCAAAACCGCCCACGTCATCGCCCTGCCAGCAGTGCAGGCTGATGGGAATTTGGGCCAGGGTTTCCAGGGCTTTTTCCGTATCCGCGCCAAACGCGGCATATCGTTCTTGCGCCAGGGTGTAGGCGGCCTGGATTTGTTTGTCTGTAGGTTGAGTGATCATTTTATTCTCCGTAATTTTAAGCGTGAACAGCTTCAGAAAATTGAAGGGATGAGTTGGTTCACGATGTGGATGAATAAGCGGGTAGAGGATTCGGTTAATAATATCTTGAAAACCAACATGGGGCAAAACAAACCCTGGCCTGGCTTATCGCGGCTTACGCCGGGATATGCCAGGCCGAGGGCAAATCAAGGAGGAGAGGTTCGCTAAATTTTAAGGTCTCAATTTAGCAAAAACTATTTCTTGTTGGCAAAACTTAGAAGTTGAAATTGTCAATATTATTAAGGTCAAAGGTGAAGGGCGGGCCAAGCAAAATAACCCCATCTTCGCCCACCGTGTACTCACCCAATTTGCCGGCGCTAAATGTTTCGCCCGGGGCGCCGGTAACTTTGCCGGTCGCCACGGCATCAAGGGCGTAAACGGCCAGGTAGCCAAGGTCAACCACGTTCCAGAGTTGGAAAGCCGGGCAAGCGCCGCTCTTCACATACTCGCGCATCTGGTTAGGCAAGCCCAACCCGGTCACCAGGACCTGACCGACTTTATCGGCGTCCTGCACGGCGCGGCTTGAAGCGGCAATGCCCACGGTGGTCGGGGAAATGATCACTTCCAGCTCGGGATAAGTTTTCATCAGCCCCAGGGCTTCGTTGTAGCTCTTCTCGTCCTCGTCGTCGCCGTAAACCGTGGCCACGAGTTCGATGTTGGCGTATTCGGGCTTGGTCAGTTCATCCTTCATCCACTCAATCCACTCGTTCTGGTTGGGGGCGGTAGACGTGGCGGAGAGGATGGCAATCTGGCCCTCGCCACCGGCCAGTTCGGCGGCCAGTTGAATCTGGGCGCGGCCAATGCCTTCGGCGGTGGCCTGGTTGATGTGCAATACGCGGCCACCTGGCGCAATAGACGCATCCCAACTGACCACGGGGATACCGGCGTCAATGGCGCTTTTGCCGGTGGGCACCAGGGCGTCAGAGTCGTTGGCCGATACGGCCAGACCATCAACTTTTTGAGCAATGAGCGCGTTGAGCAATTGGATTTGCTCGGTGGCGTCAGCCGTGGCCGAACCCTGGTAGGTGACGGTCACGCCCAATTCCGCAGCGGCTTCTTGCGCGCCGTCGTTAGCGGCATCAAAGTAGGGGTTGCCCAGATTTTTGGGCACCAGCACATATTGCTTGCCGCCGGCCGCCGGTTCAGCCGCCGGAGCCGCCTCTTTACCCAACAGCGCCTGGGCGTCGGCCTGGCTGGGGATGCACAGCTTCCAACCCGGTTCAATCAGGTCGGGGTTGGCGATGGTGGCATAGCTGCTGTCGGTTTTGGCCATTTCATTGGTAGCCTCAAAGATGGCCGGATAGGCAAAAATATCACCGTAGAACTTGTCGGCCAGCTTGCTCAGCCAGTCGTCGGCCTGCACGCTGTAATCCTCTTCGCAGGTTACGCCCTCCTGGGCCAAAGCCGAGGTCGCCGCCAGTGTTAAGATTAACAATACGGTCAGCATAAGGATAAATTTTGTTACTCTCATGGTAATCCTCCAATTCTTTTTTCTAAAACAGTCTGATCCATTTTTTTTGAAGCCATATTAACATTATTCTGTTGAATAGGCTCCCCTCCTTGTTTGACTATTCACCCCCGCAACCGTCACCCCTCTGTCAGTGGCCGGACAGAGGGTGAAGAGAAGTGGGGGGGTAGGTCCTCATTTGACGCAGCGGAAACCCAGGTCGTCATTGGCCGAGTCGGGCTTGGCTGCGGAACGATTGGTGCCGCGAATTTGATTGGCTTCGTCAAACCAGCCGCCGCCACGGGTCACCCGCAAATCGTTGCTGTAAAACTTATCCTGATAGGTGCTGCCGGGATAGGCCAGGTACGGATCGGTTGTCCATTCCCAAACGTTACCGGCCATATCTTCCACCCCATAGGAGCTGGCGCCGGTGGGAAAACTGCCCACCGCCACTGTGCCCCGAATACCGCTGGCCTTGATGTTAGCCCGGGTCGGGTCAAAGCCGGTGCCCCAGGGGAAGAGCAAACCTTTTTCCCCCCGGGCCGCCTTTTCCCATTCTTGCTCGGTGGGCAGGCGTTTGCCCAACCACTGGCAGTAAGCTTGGGCGTCGTTCCAACTCACCTTGACCACCGGGTGATTGCCCTTACCTTCAACGTAATCGCGCCAGGTTTTTTTGGCTCCAGTTTGCTCGGCTTCGGTTTGATAGCCGGTGGCGGCCACAAACATGGCAAAGTCATCGTTAGTCACTTCAAAACGGTCAATCGAATAAGCCGGTAAGTCAATAATCTGCTCCGGGCTTTCGTTGGGTTCGGTATTGTTGCTGCCAAAAATAAAGGTCCCGGCCGGGATTTCAACCATGTCATCCTCCGGTTTGGGCGGCTCGGTGGGAGTGGGCGTGACCGCCGGTTCGTCACTGCCTTCGGTGGTTGGCGCCGGGGTAGCCGTCGGTTGCGGCGTGGCCGTAGGCCGGGGAGTGGGCGTGGGAGGAACAGCTACCGCCGTTGGCGTTGGTTTTAAGACCACAGGGGTAGCGGTGGCCGCGGCCACCGCCTGGGCTGGCGTGGGCGTTGGCTGCGAAACATTGATGATCGGCGCGCGAGACCAGGCAAAAAAAGTGATAAACAAAATGGCCGCCACCGCGCCTGCTGCCGTAACCAGCAGAGAATTACGGGTCACGCTGACCCCGCCACGGGACAATCTATGGCCAATATTTGGCACAAAAATCGCCAAAATCAGCAAAAAGCCTATGGCCATGCCCTGAGTTTGGCCCTGGATGTTTAGCAAACTCATGCCAAAACGCATCACGCCAATCAAACAGAGCGACAGTATCACGCCAATCATGGTGCCGCTGCCGCCAAAAATATCCACGCCGCCCAGCACGGTGGCGGTGATAACATCAAGCTCAAGGCCCAGGCCAATGTCGGGCCGGGTGCTGCCAAAACGCGCGGCCAGCACAATGCCCGCCAACCCTGCCAACAGGCCCGATAACACAAACACGATCATTTTGATCCGGGCCACCGGCACCCCCGCGTAACGGCAAGCTTCCTCGTTGTTGCCGATGGCGTAGAGGTAACGGCCAAAGCGGGTTTTGTGCAAAACCAGGCCAAAAATCACGGCCAACACCGCCAACAGCAGCATTGAAAACGGCACCGGGGTGTTGCCCAGTTTGCCCTGGCCCAGATAGGTAAATGACGCCGGATAATTACGGGCGGCCTGGTCGCCCAACAACACATAGGCCACCCCGCGATAGAAGGCATAAGTGCCCAGGGTCACCACCAGGGCCGGCAGCCTGACTCGCGCCACCAAAAAACCGTTCAACAACCCGGCCAGCCCGCCTAGCAGCAGGGCCGCGCTCGCCGCCAGCCAGATGTTCCAGCCGTTATTGAACAGCCAGCCCATAAACGAGGCGCACATGCCCAGGTTCGAGGCCACCGACAGGTCAATGTTGGCGGTGATAATGACAAACGTCATCGGCAGCATCATCAAGCCCAATTCCATAAAGTCCGAGGCGGTGCGGAACAGATTATCCACCTGCAAAAAATAGGGCGATAGCAAAGTATTTGCGACGCTGACCACAATCAACAAAGCAACCAGCAACCACTCCCAACGCAAGAAAAAGGTAACCAGCGATTTTTTGGGCGGAGCGCCCAATGACGATGACTCTTTGGCTTGGACGGTCATGCGGCTCTCCTCACATTCAGTGTTTGCTGCAAGCGACGCAACACCACCGCGTCAACCACCACCGCCAGCAGGATGAGCAGACCCTGGGCGGCCAACTGCCAGAAGGGGGAAATACGGATCAGGGTGAGGGCGTTATTGATAATGCCCAGCAACAGCGCCCCCAACAGCACGCCGGTGACGGTGCCGCTGCCGCCAAAAATATTGACCCCGCCCACCACCGAGGCGGCCACGGTTTGCAGTTCAAAACCCAGGGCCGTGTTGGTTTGGGCCGATTCAAAGCGCGAGGCCCACATCACCCCGGCCAGGCCGCACAACAGCCCGGATATAAGATAGACCGAAAAAATGACCCGCTGGGTGCGGATACCGGCCACATTGGCCGCGTCGGGGTTGCTGCCGACGGCGTAGATATTCCGGCCCGGCTGGGTATAGTTAAGAAAGTAATAAATAATAGCCGCCACCACAATGGCCACAATCACCAGATTGGGCAGGCCGAGGGGAGCGCCTTTAGCCAGCGCCTTAAAAGAGGGGGACATCTCAAAGGCATTGATCCACGTGCCCTGGCTGTAAAAGAAGATGGCTCCCCGGAAGATGCTCAAGGTGCCCAGGGTGGCAATAATCGGCGGCACGTTGCCCACGGTAATCACAAAGCCGTTGAAGCTGCCCAGCACGCAACCCAAGGCCATGCCCAGCAGCACCGCCACTACCGGCGACATGTCGGGATATTGCTTGACCATAAATCCCACCATCATCGCCACCAGGCCAATCATCGAACTCACCGAGAGGTCAATGCCCCGGGTAATGATAACCATCGTCTGCCCCAGGGCCACAATCGCCAGAATGGAGATGTTCAACAAAATATCGCGAAAGTTTTCCAGGCTTAAAAAGGCGGAACCGCTGCGGAGGCTGACTAAAATAACCAGGACGATAATAAACAAGGTAATGCCCGTCTCGCGGACGGTGGCCAGGGTCATCAACAGACTGCGTTTGGGAGTGGTTGTTTGGGCGGCCAAATCTCTGTCACCTCTTTCGTTAAATTTACGGGTGTGAATTTTCTAGGCTGTGACAGCGGCTATGACAGCCGTTGTAGCGGCCAGCATGATTTTTTCCTGGGTTGCCTCGGCGCGGCTAAAGTGGCCGGTGAGATGGCCTTCGCGCATTACCAGAATGCGGTCGCTCATGCCCAACACCTCGGGCAACTCCGACGAAATCATCAAAATGGCCATCCCTTGCGCAGCCAGGTTGCTCATCAGACCATGCACAGCGGCTTTGGTTTTTACGTCAATCCCCCGCGTTGGCTCATCCAAAATCAGTATCCGGGGGTGGGTGGCCAGCCATTTGGCCAGCACTACTTTTTGTTGATTGCCGCCGGACAACTCGCGCGCCTTTTGCCATACTCCGGCTGCTCGCACGTCCATCTGCTCGGCGGCC
Above is a window of Anaerolineae bacterium DNA encoding:
- a CDS encoding L-rhamnose isomerase → MITQPTDKQIQAAYTLAQERYAAFGADTEKALETLAQIPISLHCWQGDDVGGFEDPDRGLSGGIMATGNYPGKARTADELRRDLDKAYSLIPGRHRLNLHAIYLETDKKVERNEIEPKHFAGWVDWARANGHGLDFNPTCFSHPKADDGFTLASYDQGIRNFWIEHCLACRKIGAYMGRELGTPCVTNIWIPDGLKDTPVDRKTPRLLLKDSLDKILAEPLDPNYNLDAVECKLFGLGSESYVVGSHEFYLGYAVANKILLCLDAGHFHPTEVISDKISSILTYLDEI
- the rhaS gene encoding rhamnose ABC transporter substrate-binding protein, which produces MRVTKFILMLTVLLILTLAATSALAQEGVTCEEDYSVQADDWLSKLADKFYGDIFAYPAIFEATNEMAKTDSSYATIANPDLIEPGWKLCIPSQADAQALLGKEAAPAAEPAAGGKQYVLVPKNLGNPYFDAANDGAQEAAAELGVTVTYQGSATADATEQIQLLNALIAQKVDGLAVSANDSDALVPTGKSAIDAGIPVVSWDASIAPGGRVLHINQATAEGIGRAQIQLAAELAGGEGQIAILSATSTAPNQNEWIEWMKDELTKPEYANIELVATVYGDDEDEKSYNEALGLMKTYPELEVIISPTTVGIAASSRAVQDADKVGQVLVTGLGLPNQMREYVKSGACPAFQLWNVVDLGYLAVYALDAVATGKVTGAPGETFSAGKLGEYTVGEDGVILLGPPFTFDLNNIDNFNF
- a CDS encoding SUMF1/EgtB/PvdO family nonheme iron enzyme: MTVQAKESSSLGAPPKKSLVTFFLRWEWLLVALLIVVSVANTLLSPYFLQVDNLFRTASDFMELGLMMLPMTFVIITANIDLSVASNLGMCASFMGWLFNNGWNIWLAASAALLLGGLAGLLNGFLVARVRLPALVVTLGTYAFYRGVAYVLLGDQAARNYPASFTYLGQGKLGNTPVPFSMLLLAVLAVIFGLVLHKTRFGRYLYAIGNNEEACRYAGVPVARIKMIVFVLSGLLAGLAGIVLAARFGSTRPDIGLGLELDVITATVLGGVDIFGGSGTMIGVILSLCLIGVMRFGMSLLNIQGQTQGMAIGFLLILAIFVPNIGHRLSRGGVSVTRNSLLVTAAGAVAAILFITFFAWSRAPIINVSQPTPTPAQAVAAATATPVVLKPTPTAVAVPPTPTPRPTATPQPTATPAPTTEGSDEPAVTPTPTEPPKPEDDMVEIPAGTFIFGSNNTEPNESPEQIIDLPAYSIDRFEVTNDDFAMFVAATGYQTEAEQTGAKKTWRDYVEGKGNHPVVKVSWNDAQAYCQWLGKRLPTEQEWEKAARGEKGLLFPWGTGFDPTRANIKASGIRGTVAVGSFPTGASSYGVEDMAGNVWEWTTDPYLAYPGSTYQDKFYSNDLRVTRGGGWFDEANQIRGTNRSAAKPDSANDDLGFRCVK
- a CDS encoding ABC transporter permease, giving the protein MTLATVRETGITLFIIVLVILVSLRSGSAFLSLENFRDILLNISILAIVALGQTMVIITRGIDLSVSSMIGLVAMMVGFMVKQYPDMSPVVAVLLGMALGCVLGSFNGFVITVGNVPPIIATLGTLSIFRGAIFFYSQGTWINAFEMSPSFKALAKGAPLGLPNLVIVAIVVAAIIYYFLNYTQPGRNIYAVGSNPDAANVAGIRTQRVIFSVYLISGLLCGLAGVMWASRFESAQTNTALGFELQTVAASVVGGVNIFGGSGTVTGVLLGALLLGIINNALTLIRISPFWQLAAQGLLILLAVVVDAVVLRRLQQTLNVRRAA